The following are encoded in a window of Wolbachia endosymbiont (group B) of Hofmannophila pseudospretella genomic DNA:
- a CDS encoding Bro-N domain-containing protein, translating to MTDTLTLKEGDIETTAFDNSNFTRVLHDGEWWYVITEVIAFLTGSKNPSDYLKKIKSRDIGLSEGWGQFVTPLEIKTKGGKQNVNCTNVEGLFRILQSIPSKRVEQFKRWLAKVGYERL from the coding sequence ATGACTGATACTTTAACTTTAAAAGAGGGAGATATTGAAACTACTGCTTTTGATAATAGCAATTTTACTAGAGTATTACACGATGGAGAATGGTGGTACGTAATAACAGAAGTAATAGCTTTTCTGACAGGTAGTAAGAACCCATCTGACTATCTAAAAAAGATAAAAAGCAGAGATATAGGGCTCTCTGAAGGATGGGGACAATTTGTCACCCCCCTTGAAATTAAAACAAAAGGTGGTAAACAGAATGTTAATTGTACAAATGTTGAGGGGTTATTTCGTATTTTGCAGTCTATTCCTTCCAAAAGAGTTGAACAATTTAAACGCTGGCTTGCAAAAGTTGGATATGAAAGGCTATAA